GTATGGTCAGCGGTTTTGTTGGAACTGTACTGGCAGCTACCAGTGATATCGGTTATGTAGTTGTCAGGTGTACCGGTACGCTTTCAGTGATGGTTGGTAATGCAGTTGATCAAGCTGATGGTGGCGATGAAGTTAATCTTTGGGCTTTGACAACATCATCCCCGAACGCAGTTGTTGTTTCAACAGCTATTGCAGTTTCAAACAACGGTGTTGGTTTGATTTCAAGCTGGTCATTACAGGTAACCGGACAGGAGCAAGGTTCGGATGGTGTAACTTGGGCAGCCACTGATACTGCCTACCCTGCTTGGGCATATAATGGTTTAAACACGGGTGACTGTGGAGTTAATGCGATTGCACTAAAAGCAGTTTTTTGCAGTGCACAGGCAACACAGGCGGATTTTGATACCAATGACTTACTTGACGATACAGGAAGATTTTATCAAACAGCCGCGCTTCAATATGGACCAGCAACTAATTCAATAGCTACTGCAGTAACTAGTGCTGCTGACAAAAACATGGTTTCTCCTGGTCAGTCAAGAAATCTGTATTTCAAAGTTCGTTTGCCTTCGGGAGTATCTGATCAAAGATACCGTAAAGTTGCAGTTACAGTAACAGCCGGAGAAGGTTTGTAATTGGTTTTGAGCGGCCCCGGCATTGGTCGGGGCTGCTTGTAGCCGCGAAATCCGTAATTGGCCAATAGTCACAAAGTACTACTGTTCGATGGTATCCCGTAGTAAAATGCGGGACTCCATAGATTAGTAAAAAAAGAAAGAAATACCAAAACCCTCGTAGAGGTAGACTTCTGTGTGTGCTTATGTTATTTGTGAGCCACAGGTTCACTCATCTTTTAATTTATATTTTTTAATAATTAAGAATAATAGAGTCAGTTATACCCTGAAAGATACATTTTCAGGGTTTTTTCATTGGATTTGTTATATATCGGCTGAGTACAGAAGTTCTACCTTTACGGGGGTAAAGTCAGAAACTTCTTCTACTCAGCTTTTTGTCATTATAAAGGCGGATACAGAGTTTACCTCTACGGGGGTAGTTGGTATCTCTTATCCGCCTGCAATCATCAATGGGCGCAGAAGTTCTACCTTTACGGGGGTAAAGTTGTCAGGATTTTCTGTGCCCGCAGAAAATTATAGCTTTAGGAAAATATATGAATAAAAAAAGGTCGATATTCACTCAACTGACCAGGTTAGTTCTTCTAACAGCCCTTTTGGGACAGATTCTTTATGTTCCAAACCTATTTGCTGCTGCAAGCGACACTGCATACCTGGTGTTAGGCATAACAGGCGGTGTGTATGATACTACTGCGCCGGATGCAGTTACTAATCTGTCAGCAGGCCCGCATTTTATCACCGGAGTAAACGGTTCGAGTGATAATGGCGGAGGGAAAGTAAAACTTTCTTGGACAGCTCCTGCCGATATGCCTGCCGGCACTCCTGTTTATTCTTATATAATTAAATACGCTACTTTCAGCATCTATGATGTAAATAGCGATACCATAGCTTGGTGGAATCATTCTTCAGTTTCTACTGTAGCTGCAAACTCAGGTTTGCCGAACAATTGGGGTATTAAAGAATATTCATTACCACATTCATCAGAATCATTTGTAGTTACGGGCTTGCAATCATCAAAGTATTACTGGTTTGCAATACAGTCGGTTGATAATGTATTCAACCACAGTCCGATGGATACAAAAGCACAGTTTATTGTATTCCAATCAAGTTCGTATGCATCGTCTTCATCGACCGCACCAGCTGCTGTAACTAATCTGATTGCTTCTCCTACAAAAGATGTACCTGGTGGAATCACTCTTAATTGGACAGCAATGGGCAACGATGAAGTATCAAATAGAATAATTGATGGCAGATATAGGATTTGTTATTCAACCACACAACATCCTATGGTTGATAGTGATTTGCTTAAAGCGGATCCGTTAGCTTACTGGAACCAGGCAAAACAAGTTTATATTTCAACTTCAAATGTCTATCCTGGTGCTTCACAGACTGTTTTACTTACCGGTTTACAGACAAGCGTTTCATTCTATTTCTGGATTTGGACCAGCGATGAATGGTATGCAAAAACAAACTGGTCTCATGAATCTAATAAGGCGATTTCAAGGGCGTTTAATTTTTATCCGCCGAATGAAGTTGCTCCGCTCTACGGTGAAGCTTTCGGTTCTATTGATTTGAGCTCCGGCAGTTATGTTTCGCTTAACTGGAAAAACCCACAGATAAGCGCCACGAAATCTTTCGATGGCGTAAAAATATGTTATAGCACGGTTGCCTATCCAACGGATAAAGACAGTTCTCCAAGCATAGCGCTTTCAGGGCTGACTGCAAATGACTGGTTCACTTATTCGCATTTACAACTTGAACCCAGGACTACATATTTCTATAGAATCTATTCATTTGATACAGCAGATCCTGTTTTGTATTCCGGAACCGGAACACTTGTTTCTGTTTATACCGTTTATGATAATATAGCTCCTGACGCTGTAAGCGGCCTGGCGCTAAATACCGATGCAAATGTTTCCAAAGGAACTTATATTTCTCTTAACTGGACTCATCCGGATTTTGACAGGGCGTTATATCAAAACCATGACTGGGAAAAGACGGCCATCTACGTCAGTACACAGAATTTTGTGAAAAACGGAGGAAATTCTTACAACAATATAGCTCCGATTGAACTCCCAATAGCTACAACTTGTTATGAATTTACAAATCTTAATCCGCAAAATACATATTATTATGAAATAAGGACTTACGACCCCGTCGGTAATTTCTCGGTTTCTACAGCTACTATTTACACTTGGAAGGATATTGTACCGCCCGGAGTACTTGAAAATCTGGCAATCCAGTCAGCCTGGTCGGAAGATATTGATATCGGCTGCACTCTTACCGTTTCCTACAAATATCCTAAAGATGTGGACCTTGACAGGGCATATATCAATTATCGCGACGATAAATATCCTTCAAATTCGGCAGACGGATTCTCATTCATTAAAATTCCTCAAAGCTCAACAGACACAGTTGAGAGAATATCTGAACTAATCGGAAATAATACTTATTATTTCTCGATATTCCTATATGACTGGTCGGGGAATATGTCGTCAACAACAATATCCGGAATTGTAAATGTGCCGAGAGACAATACAATGCCGTTCACGCCTCTTGGATTGACTACAACCAAAGACACGACTACTTTCAATATGTCCTGGTCGCAGGTGGCGTATCAGCGGGATATAAGCAGTATAAACGTACTGACGGCAATAACTACGCCAAAACCCAAATCTTCTGAAATATACAGGTATCAGATCTACGAATCTGCTGACATGAACGCATGGCACTTGATTGCTTCTACAAAACCTGTTATTGAAGCGCTTGGATTTAAAGTCCCGCTGGCAAGCCAGATAAAATACTACAAGGTCAGGTCTGTTGATATTTGCGGCAACTTCAGCGATTCCATGATAGCTGACAATTCAGATGACCTTAATATTTATTCTATGATTGCCGACAGGTCTTACGTAAAGATGGATAAAGAAATCAAGGCTGTTATAAGCGATGTATACTTGAAATGGACCAGAAACGAAGAAAATGAAAAGGGCCCGATATTCAGGTCTTTCACAATCGAACCGTACAGGATTTTAAACGGAAAACTTGAATTTTATCAGGATTTCAAATTTGAAAAACCAAAAGCCCAGGTGGCGATCACGTATGATAAGCAAACCATTTCTTCGCGTGGAAGCCAGATGAGTAAAGTACTGGCGGAGCCTGAAAAATGGCTTTCGTTATTCTTCTATAACGGAAAAGAATGGGTTAAACTGGCATCATCAATTGACGCACAGAAAGAAAATGTAAAATCAGACGTAAAATATATCGGCAGGTATCAGATAAGGTATGCAATGAATTCTACGGAATTAACAAACTATGAAGTTATACCTAAAATAATTACTCCTAACAACGACGGACGCAATGATAAAGCCTTCTTCAGGTTTGATAACCCCAGGGGCGCGCTGGTTACAATTAAGATTTTTGATATGACAGGCCTGCTGATAAAAACAATTGCTGATATCACGGAAAATTCAAATGTTCCCGGAGGATATATCTCCTGGGACGGCGCAGATAAAGATATGAATGTTGTTGCACCCGGAACTTATATTTACCAGATTGAAGGCGAAGGAAAAGTATATAACGGAACTATAGTTGTTGCGAGATAATATACGCAGGAGGATTACCATGAATAAATTATCCAGAATCCCAATTTTTGTTTTACTCTCTGTCTTTTATGTATCGTTATTTAGTTTTTGTTATGCCGCTTTTGAGCCTATTCCCATAGGCGCCAGGCCGGCGGCCTTGGGAGGGGCGTACACAGCTGTAGCTGACGATGTATATTCAACTTATTATAATCCGGCTGGCTTGTCTTTGATACCGCGCACGGAGTTTACAACCCAGTATTCCCAGATGTATATGGGCCTGTGGGATAAATCCAACCTGGCCTATTCGTTCCTGGGATTGGCCCAGCCTTTAAAGTTTAAAAAGGATTTCGGCACAATCGGTTTTTCGATGCTCGTTTTTAATTCCGGCACATATTACAAAGAAACCACGCTGGCGTTTTCTTATGGAAAAAACTTCAGGATCGGAGGGGTAAAGAAGCTTGATGTAGGGTTCACAGTCAAGAGCCTTTCCATAGGTTATGGCCAGGATGATTATACTTTTGATTCTTTAAACAACGACGGAATTACATCTTCCCTGCAGACAGGTACGGCAAAAGCTGATTCGCTTTTTGATAAATTCGGTTTTAATAAATCTGCCGTTGCGTATGACTTTGGTTTTAAGTATTCTTTGTTTACAAACTACAAAATAGGTTTTATGGCTGCAAATATCAACGAACCGAATATTGCTCTTGATAATACTGATGAATCAAAACTTCCAAGGGTTTATAATTTAGGTTTCATGCATAATGCTGAAAGTTTCCTGTTGAGTATTGACCTGAGTTCCCGTGAGATGAATAAAATAAACGATTCCCGGGTAAGCGTCGGGGGAGAAAAATTTCTTCCTTTCGGGTTTGGTTTAAGGTCAAGTATTATTGTCGGGACTAATGAGTTTACAAATATAGCGTTCGGCTTCGGTTATAAAACAACCGGTTTACAGCTTGATTATGCTATGGAGTACCCGATAAGCGGGATAAAAGGCACGATGGGAAACCATAAAGTTTCATTAATTTTAAGATTCGGCCCCGTTATGCACTTACCGGAAGAGACAGGAGCTCTGCAGCTGGCTCTGGCAAAAGAACAGAAAGCTACGGAAGCTGAACATAAAGCTTTGGAAGCGGAGCAAAAAACGAGATTGGAAACTGAGCAAAAACTGGCAAAGAAAAACCAGGAACTGGAAGCCGCAAATAAAGAGATAGGCAAGCTGAGGGAAAAGCTGGAAGAATTACTTAGAAGGCCGGTTCCTGTGATTCCTGCGCCTGTAGAACAAGCGCCTGTAAAAACTCCACCCGTTGGGAAAACACCGGCTAAAGCCGGTACCGGAGTGAAAACTCCTGTGACACCGGTTATAACTGAACTGCCTTTGACTTTATCCGGGAATATCGAAAGGCAGTATTTCGATGAATATAATGCTTACAGAAAAACTGCGGATAAACTGGTTTTCTCAACACGTATAACCAAGATACAGCAGATTGTAGCAAAGTATAAAGGCAAGAAAATTGATATTTCTTCAGCCCAGGACGAATACAAAGTATTGCTTGAAGAACAAAGAAACCAGCAGAGAATGTATATCGACAGCCTGACCTATTACAGGAAGATGGTTGCCAAAGGTATTGACAATAAGTCCCAGTCGGACCTGTTGAAGAAAATCATTAACAGATATGAACAGTTTGGTATTGATGTTTCTGAAGCCCGGAAAGAATTGAATGCTGTAAAATAACCCGTCTTGAGAGGACAGCCGGATTTTATAAAAGGAGGCAGTATGATTAAAAAACGAATAAAATTATTCTTGTTCATTTTCGCGGTTTCCGCGGTTTCTGCGGTTCATTCCTTCTCGGATGAGTTTGACTTGCAGCTCAAAAAAGTGTATCCTAAAATAGTAACTCCTTCATATGGAGTACAGGATAATAACTATGTATTTTTTGAATTTTATGACCCGCAGTATGAAAATGCAAAGTTAAATATATTTTCACTTGACGGGTATAAAGTAAGGGAAATATTTTCTTCACAGCGTATAGCGAAAGCAGGCAGCCTGGACTGGTGTTTTGTGTGGGATTGCAGGGATTCAAAAGGGGCAGTAATTAATCCAGGAGTTTATTTGTATTTGTTTCAAAGCAAAAATAAAAACTATAATGGGACGATAATCGTGGCGAGATAATCTCTGTGTCAATCAAAACTAGATTATTTATTGCATTCGGCGTGCTTGTAATGTTGGTGCTTTCTATCAGCCTTATTTTTGTAGCCTATACCTATCAGGCAAGAATGCTTCTGGACAAAAGCCTCCTGCTTTCGGAAACACTGACCTCCTGGCGTGAAATATCTCTTTCTTATGAAAGGCAGACAAGGAACGTAAGCTATTTCATAATCCTTAACGATTCTACCGAAAAAGACAAATTCGACGAACAGCTTGAACCCATACAAGCCAAACTTAAAAAAATAAATGACAGTAAGGAAAAGGAAGATTTTCAGGCATTTTACACAAAATATATGGACATGTGTAAAACTATGTTTTCATTAAGCAGGGAGAAAAGATTCAGTTATTATGAAGACAGCATAATGCCGCTGGAAAAACAGGCCCAGAAAGATGTTATAAAAGTAATTGACGACTATTATGCGCTTTTAAACTCCTATGAGGCTACGGTAAAAAATGTCAGCAGGCGCAATGCAATTATTTCAATTTCTTTCGGTTTGATCGCTGTCTTGGTAGGTGTCATTCTGGGTATTGTGACTTTTATGGCTATCTGGGTGCCTTTAACGGCGTTAATCAAAGGGACTCAGGAAATAGGTGAAGGGAACCTGGATTACCATATAACTGTAAATCCGAATAATGAAATGGGAAAACTGGCCTTGAGTTTTAATAAGATGGTAGATAATTTACGAAAATTGCAGCTGCAGATTGTTCAAATGGACATAGGCCAGCTGGCAGGCGGCGTGGCGCACGAAATAAACAACCCATTGACGGGAGTACTAGGGCAGGCACAGCTTCTTATGGATAAACTGCCGAAGGACGACCCCAGTGTAATTCACCTTCAAAGAATAGAGCAGGCCGCCCAGCGCTGCCGAAAAATTGTTAGGGCTTTGCTGGATTTTGCCAGGGAAAAGAACTATATTTTTCAGCCGACAAACATTGAAACCCTGATAAATGAAACGCTTAATTTCTGCGAAACAGAAATGCGGTCTTCAAATATTGAAGTTTCAAAAATTATTCCGCTAAAACTTCCTCTTGTCAAAGGCTCGCCGAGCCATATTCAACAGGTATTTTTGAATATTATAAATAATTCAATTCATGCCATGATGCCTAACGGGTGGGGAAAATTAACGATAGAAGTAAAAATAAACAACAGCATGATGGATGTTTCTTTCCGGGATACGGGAATCGGGATTAAAAAAGAAAATGTGGGCCATGTTTTTGACCCGTTTTTCACGACGAAAGATATCGGCAAAGGGACAGGGCTGGGATTGACGGTAAGTTACGGAATTATACAGAAACACAACGGTAAAGTAATCGCAAAAAGCGAAGGGGAAGGCAAAGGCTCGGAATTCGTCATCAGGCTGCCAATATGAAAACGATTTTTATTATTGAAGATGACCCGGATGTTTCACTTCTCATAAAGGACGTTTTTGAAGCCAATAAAGTAATTGCGACTTTTTTTTCATCATCTGCTCTGGCGTTGAAAGAGATAAAAAAACAAAGGCCTGATATTATCATAATGGACCTTATGATGCCCAATATATCAGGTTTCGAAGTCTGTCAATATATCCGCGCTGACCTGAAACTAAAGGATATACTCATTATGGTTATTACCGGTTACGACTCTCCAAAGATGAGAAAAGAGATATTTTCCTACGGAATTGATGATTACCTGCCTAAACCCTTTGATTACCGGATTTTTATGGAAAAAGTAAATAGGCTTTTGAAATGAGCCCGCCATTTTCTTCTGATTTTGTTGTAAATCCATCCTTTTTTATGTAAAATAACGTCATCATGGAAAAAA
This window of the Elusimicrobiota bacterium genome carries:
- a CDS encoding gliding motility-associated C-terminal domain-containing protein, with amino-acid sequence MNKKRSIFTQLTRLVLLTALLGQILYVPNLFAAASDTAYLVLGITGGVYDTTAPDAVTNLSAGPHFITGVNGSSDNGGGKVKLSWTAPADMPAGTPVYSYIIKYATFSIYDVNSDTIAWWNHSSVSTVAANSGLPNNWGIKEYSLPHSSESFVVTGLQSSKYYWFAIQSVDNVFNHSPMDTKAQFIVFQSSSYASSSSTAPAAVTNLIASPTKDVPGGITLNWTAMGNDEVSNRIIDGRYRICYSTTQHPMVDSDLLKADPLAYWNQAKQVYISTSNVYPGASQTVLLTGLQTSVSFYFWIWTSDEWYAKTNWSHESNKAISRAFNFYPPNEVAPLYGEAFGSIDLSSGSYVSLNWKNPQISATKSFDGVKICYSTVAYPTDKDSSPSIALSGLTANDWFTYSHLQLEPRTTYFYRIYSFDTADPVLYSGTGTLVSVYTVYDNIAPDAVSGLALNTDANVSKGTYISLNWTHPDFDRALYQNHDWEKTAIYVSTQNFVKNGGNSYNNIAPIELPIATTCYEFTNLNPQNTYYYEIRTYDPVGNFSVSTATIYTWKDIVPPGVLENLAIQSAWSEDIDIGCTLTVSYKYPKDVDLDRAYINYRDDKYPSNSADGFSFIKIPQSSTDTVERISELIGNNTYYFSIFLYDWSGNMSSTTISGIVNVPRDNTMPFTPLGLTTTKDTTTFNMSWSQVAYQRDISSINVLTAITTPKPKSSEIYRYQIYESADMNAWHLIASTKPVIEALGFKVPLASQIKYYKVRSVDICGNFSDSMIADNSDDLNIYSMIADRSYVKMDKEIKAVISDVYLKWTRNEENEKGPIFRSFTIEPYRILNGKLEFYQDFKFEKPKAQVAITYDKQTISSRGSQMSKVLAEPEKWLSLFFYNGKEWVKLASSIDAQKENVKSDVKYIGRYQIRYAMNSTELTNYEVIPKIITPNNDGRNDKAFFRFDNPRGALVTIKIFDMTGLLIKTIADITENSNVPGGYISWDGADKDMNVVAPGTYIYQIEGEGKVYNGTIVVAR
- a CDS encoding type IX secretion system membrane protein PorP/SprF; the encoded protein is MNKLSRIPIFVLLSVFYVSLFSFCYAAFEPIPIGARPAALGGAYTAVADDVYSTYYNPAGLSLIPRTEFTTQYSQMYMGLWDKSNLAYSFLGLAQPLKFKKDFGTIGFSMLVFNSGTYYKETTLAFSYGKNFRIGGVKKLDVGFTVKSLSIGYGQDDYTFDSLNNDGITSSLQTGTAKADSLFDKFGFNKSAVAYDFGFKYSLFTNYKIGFMAANINEPNIALDNTDESKLPRVYNLGFMHNAESFLLSIDLSSREMNKINDSRVSVGGEKFLPFGFGLRSSIIVGTNEFTNIAFGFGYKTTGLQLDYAMEYPISGIKGTMGNHKVSLILRFGPVMHLPEETGALQLALAKEQKATEAEHKALEAEQKTRLETEQKLAKKNQELEAANKEIGKLREKLEELLRRPVPVIPAPVEQAPVKTPPVGKTPAKAGTGVKTPVTPVITELPLTLSGNIERQYFDEYNAYRKTADKLVFSTRITKIQQIVAKYKGKKIDISSAQDEYKVLLEEQRNQQRMYIDSLTYYRKMVAKGIDNKSQSDLLKKIINRYEQFGIDVSEARKELNAVK
- a CDS encoding HAMP domain-containing protein, translating into MSIKTRLFIAFGVLVMLVLSISLIFVAYTYQARMLLDKSLLLSETLTSWREISLSYERQTRNVSYFIILNDSTEKDKFDEQLEPIQAKLKKINDSKEKEDFQAFYTKYMDMCKTMFSLSREKRFSYYEDSIMPLEKQAQKDVIKVIDDYYALLNSYEATVKNVSRRNAIISISFGLIAVLVGVILGIVTFMAIWVPLTALIKGTQEIGEGNLDYHITVNPNNEMGKLALSFNKMVDNLRKLQLQIVQMDIGQLAGGVAHEINNPLTGVLGQAQLLMDKLPKDDPSVIHLQRIEQAAQRCRKIVRALLDFAREKNYIFQPTNIETLINETLNFCETEMRSSNIEVSKIIPLKLPLVKGSPSHIQQVFLNIINNSIHAMMPNGWGKLTIEVKINNSMMDVSFRDTGIGIKKENVGHVFDPFFTTKDIGKGTGLGLTVSYGIIQKHNGKVIAKSEGEGKGSEFVIRLPI
- a CDS encoding response regulator, with the translated sequence MKTIFIIEDDPDVSLLIKDVFEANKVIATFFSSSALALKEIKKQRPDIIIMDLMMPNISGFEVCQYIRADLKLKDILIMVITGYDSPKMRKEIFSYGIDDYLPKPFDYRIFMEKVNRLLK